One genomic window of Pseudoxanthomonas sp. includes the following:
- a CDS encoding porin: MSKQTHPHASHRQHHLPLRLLSAAIALAALPAANAVEMTAGDWKIDVGGYINAYYTSVSCGSGAVGGLALAGRALGCGGESSRTTIGNGLLPNALVTKFSTEQEGYDIGGQIAIMAHTATDSAIDPNSGVDVRQAFFTIGNADIGSFKLGRDYGVFGSNAILGDMTLMGVGAPVQATQRGRVSLGHIGAGYTYLGNYGQIAWTSPDLNGFSATVALISPVGNNGAYESKSTPQVQGQVQWKNDNFKAWVGAKTQRFYNELDEDDQFTMRGFEAGASVTAGRFGGLVNIQTGTGLGILADGDQEDTKSTNWLAQGTFGITDKVKLGANYGISRNRDETLATGGLKSNANATLGVYWQITKSVTLALEGSRTRSEGFDGTTVDMNGGSVGGIIFF, encoded by the coding sequence ATGAGCAAGCAGACACATCCACATGCCAGCCACCGCCAACACCATCTGCCGCTACGCCTGCTGTCGGCGGCCATCGCACTGGCCGCGCTGCCAGCGGCCAATGCCGTGGAAATGACCGCAGGCGACTGGAAGATCGACGTGGGCGGCTACATCAACGCCTACTACACCAGCGTCAGCTGCGGCAGCGGCGCGGTCGGCGGCCTGGCCCTGGCCGGACGGGCCCTGGGCTGCGGCGGCGAATCCAGCCGCACCACCATCGGCAACGGGCTGCTGCCCAACGCACTGGTGACCAAGTTCTCCACCGAGCAGGAGGGCTACGACATCGGCGGCCAGATCGCGATCATGGCCCACACCGCCACCGACAGCGCCATCGACCCCAACAGTGGCGTGGACGTGCGCCAGGCGTTCTTCACCATCGGCAACGCCGACATCGGCAGCTTCAAGCTGGGCCGCGACTACGGCGTGTTCGGCTCCAACGCGATCCTGGGCGACATGACCCTGATGGGCGTGGGCGCGCCGGTCCAGGCCACCCAGCGTGGTCGCGTGTCGCTGGGCCATATCGGCGCCGGCTACACCTACCTGGGCAACTACGGACAGATCGCCTGGACCAGCCCCGACCTCAATGGCTTCAGTGCCACCGTGGCCCTGATCAGCCCGGTCGGCAACAACGGCGCCTACGAGTCCAAGTCGACGCCGCAGGTGCAGGGCCAGGTGCAATGGAAGAACGACAACTTCAAGGCCTGGGTCGGCGCCAAGACCCAGCGTTTCTACAATGAGCTCGACGAGGACGACCAGTTCACCATGCGCGGATTCGAAGCCGGTGCGTCGGTCACCGCCGGACGTTTCGGCGGCCTGGTCAACATCCAGACCGGCACCGGCCTGGGCATCCTGGCCGATGGCGACCAGGAAGACACCAAGTCCACCAACTGGCTGGCGCAGGGCACCTTCGGCATCACCGACAAGGTGAAGCTGGGCGCCAACTACGGCATCAGCCGCAACCGCGACGAAACCCTGGCTACCGGCGGCCTGAAGTCCAACGCCAACGCCACCCTGGGCGTGTACTGGCAGATCACCAAATCCGTGACGTTGGCGCTGGAAGGCAGCCGCACGCGTTCGGAAGGCTTCGACGGCACCACCGTGGACATGAACGGTGGTTCGGTCGGCGGCATCATCTTCTTCTAG
- a CDS encoding c-type cytochrome: protein MKHTPHPTFLRTVLSLALVASGIGAAQAAVSVCVDSSSPTVEMDKAIAAAVAKQQKTTLTVHAFDGTGDDEEGFDLKEFNKMAANDCQLVMGFPVDTSASGLPDGLKATSAYGRTGFVLVTPVAAPAHSLSRLPEGSQVAVTYQTTPNLYFVDYPKLQADVHLTNDDAISALEQKKVGAAMLWRPSVVGYLAQHQEEKQFDYAELDEPHARWNLVALYDPANAAVAQSFDASIKALQASGALGKLLDPYAVVADAASGNSQANATTLSMLQRGAQLASNTPGAPKADPAAAGGGAIDKLYTSAQADKGKADYAENCALCHGDTLAGRAGPALKGKHFANPAANFHVGDIFTIVSQNMPATQPASLDPKMYADIMAFLLQENGYPAGDKELTFDDAKASKVPLVYHGTEQ, encoded by the coding sequence ATGAAACACACCCCGCACCCCACTTTCCTCCGCACCGTCCTGTCGCTGGCGCTCGTCGCCAGCGGCATCGGCGCCGCGCAGGCCGCCGTCTCGGTCTGCGTGGACAGTTCCAGCCCGACCGTGGAGATGGACAAGGCCATCGCCGCGGCCGTGGCCAAGCAGCAGAAGACCACCCTCACCGTGCATGCCTTCGATGGCACCGGCGACGACGAGGAAGGCTTCGACCTGAAAGAGTTCAACAAGATGGCGGCCAACGACTGCCAGCTGGTCATGGGCTTCCCGGTCGATACCTCCGCCAGCGGCTTGCCGGATGGGCTGAAGGCGACCAGTGCTTACGGCCGCACCGGTTTCGTGCTGGTGACGCCGGTGGCCGCACCGGCACATTCGCTGTCCAGGCTGCCCGAAGGCAGCCAGGTGGCGGTGACCTACCAGACCACGCCCAATCTGTACTTCGTCGACTACCCGAAGCTGCAGGCCGACGTGCACCTGACCAACGATGACGCCATCTCCGCGCTGGAACAGAAGAAGGTCGGCGCGGCGATGCTGTGGCGCCCGTCCGTGGTGGGCTACCTGGCCCAGCACCAGGAGGAAAAGCAGTTCGACTACGCCGAGCTGGACGAGCCGCACGCCCGCTGGAACCTGGTCGCGCTGTACGACCCGGCCAACGCTGCGGTGGCCCAGTCCTTCGACGCCAGCATCAAGGCACTGCAGGCCAGCGGCGCGCTGGGCAAGCTGCTCGATCCGTATGCGGTGGTCGCCGATGCGGCATCCGGCAACAGCCAGGCCAATGCAACGACCCTGTCGATGCTGCAGCGTGGCGCGCAGCTGGCCAGCAACACGCCCGGCGCACCGAAGGCAGACCCGGCCGCTGCAGGCGGTGGCGCCATCGACAAGCTCTACACCAGCGCACAGGCCGACAAGGGCAAGGCCGACTACGCAGAGAACTGCGCGCTCTGCCATGGCGACACGCTGGCCGGGCGTGCCGGCCCGGCATTGAAGGGCAAGCACTTCGCCAACCCGGCGGCCAACTTCCACGTTGGCGATATTTTCACCATCGTCTCGCAGAACATGCCGGCGACGCAGCCAGCCAGCCTGGACCCGAAGATGTACGCCGACATCATGGCGTTCCTGCTGCAGGAAAACGGCTATCCCGCCGGTGACAAGGAACTGACCTTCGATGACGCGAAGGCCTCCAAGGTGCCCCTGGTCTATCACGGCACCGAGCAGTAA
- a CDS encoding YciI-like protein, with amino-acid sequence MHFLLLYDTAPDYLSRRGEFRRAHLAYAQAAVARGELVLGGAVGDPADSALLLFQGDSDAAARAFAQDDPYVRNGVVVGWTVKPWATVVGATASQQLTLD; translated from the coding sequence ATGCACTTCCTGCTGCTCTACGACACCGCACCGGATTACCTGAGCCGCCGCGGGGAATTCCGCCGCGCCCACCTGGCGTATGCGCAGGCCGCGGTCGCCCGCGGCGAGCTGGTCCTGGGCGGCGCCGTGGGCGATCCGGCCGACAGCGCGCTGCTGCTGTTCCAGGGTGACAGCGATGCGGCTGCGCGGGCCTTCGCCCAGGACGATCCGTATGTGCGCAACGGCGTGGTCGTGGGCTGGACGGTCAAGCCGTGGGCCACAGTGGTGGGCGCCACGGCTAGCCAGCAGCTGACGCTGGACTGA
- a CDS encoding DUF779 domain-containing protein: protein MDTRQVIATIPSLQLIDKLRQRHGPVLFHQSGGCCDGSSPMCFPTDDFIVGDNDVQLGEIGGAAFYISPSQFEYWKHTQLIIDVVPGRGGMFSLENGEGVRFLVRSRLFTDEEFAALKVEGKV, encoded by the coding sequence ATGGACACCCGTCAGGTCATCGCCACCATCCCCAGCCTGCAGCTGATCGACAAGCTGCGCCAGCGCCACGGACCGGTGCTGTTCCACCAGTCCGGCGGCTGCTGCGACGGCTCCTCGCCGATGTGTTTCCCCACCGACGACTTCATCGTCGGCGACAACGACGTGCAGCTGGGCGAAATCGGCGGGGCGGCGTTCTACATCAGCCCCTCGCAGTTCGAATACTGGAAGCACACCCAGCTGATCATCGACGTGGTACCCGGGCGCGGCGGGATGTTCTCGCTGGAGAACGGCGAGGGGGTACGGTTCCTGGTGCGCTCGCGGTTGTTCACCGATGAGGAGTTTGCGGCGTTGAAGGTGGAGGGGAAGGTTTGA
- the azu gene encoding azurin: MRKLIPTLLLLCLAAMAPSAFAKTCAVTINGDDAMKFDKTEIKIESSCTQVAVTLKHTGKLAANVMGHDWVLAKTADMAGIDADGMKAGMAAGFIKADDARVIAHTKVIGGGQSDTVTFATSKLTKGGDYSFFCSFPGHSSIMKGKFVFG; this comes from the coding sequence ATGCGCAAGCTGATCCCCACGCTGTTGCTGCTGTGCCTGGCCGCGATGGCCCCGTCCGCGTTCGCCAAGACCTGTGCGGTCACCATCAACGGCGATGACGCGATGAAGTTCGACAAGACCGAGATCAAGATCGAATCCAGCTGCACCCAGGTCGCGGTGACCCTCAAGCACACCGGCAAGCTGGCCGCCAACGTGATGGGCCACGACTGGGTGCTGGCCAAGACCGCGGACATGGCCGGCATCGACGCCGATGGCATGAAGGCCGGCATGGCCGCCGGCTTCATCAAGGCCGACGATGCGCGCGTGATCGCCCATACCAAGGTGATCGGTGGCGGCCAGTCCGACACCGTCACCTTCGCCACGTCCAAGCTCACCAAGGGTGGCGACTACAGTTTCTTCTGCTCGTTCCCGGGGCACTCGTCGATCATGAAGGGCAAGTTCGTCTTCGGCTGA
- a CDS encoding amino acid aminotransferase — protein sequence MSSFASVEQVPGDPILGLTEAYNHDPRPGKVNLGVGIYYDESGRIPLLKAVGKVEEALALEAKPRGYLPIDGLPAYTQATRELLFGKDSPLLAAGRVATTQTVGGSGALRVGAEVLRKLLPHATLALSRPSWENHRAVFEATGFQVDEYTYFDAASHGVDFAGMLADLKALKPKTTVLLHACCHNPTGADLTVAQWKEVAQVLKDGDLFPFIDMAYQGFDKGIVEDSAAIQTVVEAGITDFIVASSYSKSFSLYGERVGALTIVAATAEQTKAVQSHVKRIIRTIYSSPSHHGAALVAGVLNNPELRADWETELTAMRERIHSLRAGLVQQLADAGAGDFSFIAKQAGMFSYSGLTKDQVERLREEHAIYAITSGRICVAALNAGNLERVAKAIASVVKG from the coding sequence GTGTCTTCTTTCGCATCTGTTGAACAGGTCCCGGGCGATCCCATCCTGGGCCTGACCGAGGCTTACAACCACGACCCCCGTCCGGGCAAGGTCAACCTGGGCGTGGGCATCTACTACGACGAGTCCGGCCGCATTCCGCTGCTCAAGGCCGTGGGCAAGGTCGAAGAAGCGCTGGCGCTGGAAGCCAAGCCGCGCGGCTACCTGCCGATCGACGGCCTGCCGGCCTACACCCAGGCCACCCGCGAGCTGCTGTTCGGCAAGGATTCGCCGCTGCTGGCCGCCGGCCGCGTGGCCACCACCCAGACCGTGGGCGGCAGCGGCGCGTTGCGCGTCGGTGCCGAAGTGCTGCGCAAGCTGCTGCCGCACGCGACCCTGGCCCTGAGCCGTCCGTCGTGGGAAAACCACCGCGCCGTGTTCGAAGCCACCGGTTTCCAGGTCGATGAGTACACCTACTTCGACGCTGCCAGCCATGGCGTGGACTTCGCCGGCATGCTGGCCGATCTGAAGGCACTTAAGCCCAAGACCACCGTGTTGCTGCACGCGTGCTGCCACAACCCGACCGGTGCCGACCTGACCGTGGCGCAGTGGAAGGAAGTGGCGCAGGTGCTGAAGGACGGCGACCTGTTCCCGTTCATCGACATGGCCTACCAGGGCTTCGACAAGGGCATCGTCGAGGACTCGGCTGCGATCCAGACCGTGGTCGAGGCCGGCATCACCGACTTCATCGTCGCCAGCTCGTACTCCAAGTCGTTCTCGCTGTACGGCGAGCGCGTGGGCGCACTGACCATCGTGGCCGCCACCGCCGAGCAGACCAAGGCGGTGCAGTCGCACGTCAAGCGCATCATCCGCACCATCTACTCCAGCCCGTCCCATCACGGTGCGGCGCTGGTGGCCGGCGTGTTGAACAACCCGGAGCTGCGTGCGGACTGGGAAACCGAGCTGACCGCGATGCGCGAGCGCATCCATTCGTTGCGCGCAGGCCTGGTGCAGCAGCTGGCCGACGCCGGTGCCGGCGATTTCAGCTTCATCGCCAAGCAGGCCGGCATGTTCAGCTACTCGGGCCTGACCAAGGACCAGGTGGAGCGCCTGCGCGAAGAACACGCCATCTACGCCATCACCTCCGGCCGTATCTGCGTGGCCGCGCTCAACGCCGGCAACCTGGAGCGCGTGGCCAAGGCCATCGCTTCGGTGGTGAAAGGCTGA
- the lldD gene encoding FMN-dependent L-lactate dehydrogenase LldD, whose amino-acid sequence MIISASTDYRAAAQSRLPPFLFHYIDGGAYAEHTLRHNVSDLSDIALRQRVLKDMSALDLRTELFGEQLSLPIALGPVGLTGMFARRGEVQGARAAASRGIPFTLSTVSVCPIEEVAPAINRPMWFQLYVLKDRGFMRNALERAQAAGVTTLVFTVDMPTPGARYRDAHSGMSGPNASMRRMWQAATHPRWAWDVGLHGKPHDLGNVSAYLGTPTGLEDYIGWLANNFDPSISWKDLEWIREFWKGPMIIKGILDPDDARDAVRFGADGIVVSNHGGRQLDGVLSTARAMPAIADAVKGQIKLLADSGIRTGLDVVRMIALGADAVLLGRAWIYALATAGEAGVANLLDLIEKEMRVAMVLTSSRTIADIGPQSLVSRAHL is encoded by the coding sequence TTTCCGCTTCCACCGACTACCGCGCCGCGGCGCAAAGTCGGCTGCCGCCGTTCCTGTTCCACTACATCGATGGCGGCGCCTACGCCGAGCACACGCTGCGCCACAACGTGTCGGACCTGTCCGACATCGCCCTGCGCCAACGCGTGCTCAAGGACATGTCGGCGCTGGACCTGCGCACCGAACTGTTCGGCGAACAACTGTCGCTGCCGATCGCATTGGGGCCGGTCGGCCTGACCGGCATGTTCGCCCGCCGCGGCGAAGTGCAGGGCGCACGCGCGGCCGCGTCGCGCGGGATTCCCTTCACCCTGTCCACCGTGTCGGTCTGCCCGATCGAGGAAGTGGCACCGGCGATCAATCGGCCGATGTGGTTCCAGTTGTACGTGCTCAAGGACCGCGGTTTCATGCGCAACGCGCTGGAGCGCGCGCAGGCCGCAGGCGTGACCACGCTGGTGTTCACCGTGGACATGCCGACACCGGGCGCGCGCTATCGCGACGCGCATTCGGGCATGAGTGGGCCGAACGCGTCGATGCGCCGGATGTGGCAGGCCGCCACGCATCCGCGCTGGGCCTGGGACGTGGGCCTGCACGGCAAACCGCACGACCTGGGCAACGTGTCGGCCTACCTGGGCACGCCGACCGGGCTGGAGGATTACATCGGCTGGCTGGCCAACAATTTCGATCCCTCGATCTCGTGGAAGGACCTGGAATGGATCCGCGAATTCTGGAAGGGGCCGATGATCATCAAGGGCATCCTGGACCCGGACGACGCGCGTGACGCGGTGCGGTTCGGCGCCGACGGCATCGTGGTGTCCAACCATGGTGGCCGCCAGCTCGATGGTGTGCTGTCCACCGCGCGGGCCATGCCGGCCATTGCCGATGCGGTGAAGGGCCAGATCAAGCTGCTGGCCGACTCGGGCATCCGCACCGGCCTGGACGTGGTGCGCATGATCGCGCTGGGCGCCGACGCGGTGCTGCTGGGCCGCGCCTGGATCTACGCGCTGGCCACCGCCGGTGAGGCCGGCGTGGCAAATCTGCTGGACCTGATCGAAAAGGAAATGCGCGTGGCGATGGTGCTGACCAGCTCCAGGACCATCGCCGATATCGGCCCGCAGTCGCTGGTGTCGCGCGCGCATCTTTGA
- a CDS encoding TonB-dependent receptor, producing the protein MKSPRTTLLHTACMAVLFTSVPALADEATTAADPVTLDRVVVTTRLERVPAFDVPASTTTVDLGQGGHNDVNVSDYLDGVPGLLARDRQNYAQDTQISIRGAGARSTFGVRGIRLYSDGIPATMPDGQGQVSHFNLLGGERVEVLRGPFSALYGNSAGGVIQLWSAAPTQAPEFTVQSTYGRDDSWTAGARVRGTSGPVGYNVAVQRFMTDGYRDHSAAERNSGNAKFTFDLGAAGTLDLVGNSFQSDAQDPLGLTWAQVQADRTQATSQAEQYNTRKSIQQNQLGALYTLPVGEHQKVRISAWGGNRKVVQYLSLPITTQANPLNSGGVIDLDNDYGGVDGRWSWDGELARRPLEVTAGSNFERQRQHRTGYNDYVGDVLGVRGDLRRNERNTVENFDQYAQAFWEFIPRWSLLVGARHSQVRFASKDYYIVGTNPDDSGSKDYSETTPVAGLSFAATDDLRFYVSAGRGFETPSYNEIGYRADGGAGLAFDLQPAVSRNYELGAKWRAQSGAHAEVALFRASTHNELAVARNVGGRSSYRNVGDARRQGLELSAGVPLAQDWSLDVAYTYLDATFRDSFPICTAAGCTVANTLVAAGTRIPGTARNQFSTTLGWRHGAWNASLEGEGVSNVSANDQGSAMAPGYFLANLEAGYRWDFTHGALKGFVRVDNLLDQDYIGSVIVNEGNGRYYEPGPGRGVMVGGRWTWGGDGG; encoded by the coding sequence ATGAAATCCCCGCGCACCACCCTGCTGCATACGGCCTGCATGGCCGTCCTGTTCACCAGCGTGCCGGCCCTGGCCGACGAGGCCACCACGGCCGCCGATCCGGTCACGCTGGATCGCGTGGTGGTGACCACACGTCTTGAGCGCGTTCCTGCGTTCGACGTGCCCGCCTCCACCACCACCGTGGACCTGGGGCAAGGTGGCCACAACGACGTCAATGTCTCCGACTACCTGGATGGCGTGCCCGGCCTGCTGGCGCGCGACCGCCAGAACTACGCGCAGGACACGCAGATCTCCATCCGCGGTGCCGGTGCGCGTTCCACCTTCGGCGTGCGTGGCATCCGCCTGTATTCCGATGGCATCCCGGCGACCATGCCCGATGGCCAGGGCCAGGTGTCGCACTTCAACCTGCTGGGCGGCGAGCGCGTGGAAGTGCTGCGCGGGCCGTTCTCGGCGCTGTACGGCAACTCGGCCGGCGGCGTGATCCAGCTGTGGAGCGCCGCGCCGACCCAGGCCCCGGAATTCACCGTGCAATCCACCTACGGCCGCGATGACAGCTGGACCGCCGGCGCGCGCGTGCGCGGCACCAGCGGCCCGGTCGGCTACAACGTGGCCGTGCAGCGCTTCATGACCGATGGCTATCGCGATCACAGTGCGGCCGAACGCAACTCGGGCAATGCCAAGTTCACCTTCGACCTTGGCGCCGCCGGGACGCTGGACCTGGTCGGCAACAGCTTCCAGTCCGATGCGCAGGACCCGCTGGGCCTGACCTGGGCTCAGGTGCAGGCAGACCGCACCCAGGCCACCTCGCAAGCCGAGCAGTACAACACTCGCAAGTCGATCCAGCAGAACCAGTTGGGCGCGCTGTACACGCTGCCGGTGGGCGAACACCAGAAAGTCCGCATCAGCGCCTGGGGCGGCAACCGCAAGGTGGTGCAGTACCTGTCGCTGCCCATCACCACCCAGGCCAATCCGCTCAATTCCGGCGGCGTGATCGACCTGGACAACGACTACGGCGGCGTCGATGGCCGCTGGTCGTGGGATGGCGAACTGGCCAGGCGTCCGCTGGAAGTCACCGCCGGCAGCAACTTCGAGCGCCAGCGCCAGCACCGCACCGGCTACAACGACTATGTCGGCGACGTGCTGGGCGTGCGCGGCGACTTGCGTCGCAACGAGCGCAACACCGTGGAGAACTTCGACCAGTACGCGCAGGCGTTCTGGGAATTCATCCCACGCTGGTCGCTGCTGGTCGGCGCGCGCCACAGCCAGGTGCGTTTCGCCTCGAAGGATTACTACATCGTCGGCACCAATCCCGATGACAGCGGCAGCAAGGATTACTCGGAAACCACGCCGGTGGCCGGCCTGAGCTTCGCCGCCACCGACGACCTGCGGTTCTACGTCTCGGCCGGTCGCGGCTTCGAAACGCCCAGCTACAACGAGATCGGCTACCGCGCCGACGGCGGCGCCGGCCTGGCCTTCGACCTGCAGCCGGCGGTCAGCCGCAACTATGAGCTGGGCGCCAAATGGCGCGCGCAGTCCGGCGCGCATGCCGAAGTCGCGCTGTTCCGCGCCAGTACCCACAACGAACTGGCCGTGGCCCGCAACGTCGGCGGCCGCAGCAGCTATCGCAACGTCGGCGATGCCCGCCGCCAGGGCCTGGAACTGAGCGCCGGCGTGCCGCTGGCTCAGGACTGGTCGCTGGACGTGGCCTACACCTATCTGGACGCGACCTTCCGCGACAGCTTCCCGATCTGCACCGCCGCCGGCTGCACTGTGGCCAACACGCTGGTCGCGGCCGGCACGCGCATTCCCGGCACCGCACGCAACCAGTTCAGCACCACGCTGGGCTGGCGCCACGGCGCCTGGAACGCCAGCCTGGAAGGCGAAGGCGTCAGCAACGTCAGCGCCAACGACCAGGGCAGCGCGATGGCGCCGGGCTACTTCCTGGCCAACCTGGAAGCCGGCTACCGCTGGGACTTCACCCATGGCGCGCTCAAGGGCTTCGTCCGCGTCGACAACCTGCTGGACCAGGACTACATCGGTTCGGTCATCGTCAACGAAGGCAACGGCCGCTATTACGAACCCGGCCCGGGCCGCGGCGTGATGGTCGGCGGCCGCTGGACCTGGGGCGGCGACGGCGGCTGA
- a CDS encoding methanol/ethanol family PQQ-dependent dehydrogenase — MKHHRPSITCKALVVATLLACTGLAAAAEADYAPVTDARLKSAATDNGWLMYRRDYTSRGYAPFKSISTKNVANLKPAWDWKSPLDMGHEAPPIVNGDYLFVTTPKNHLIAFQASTGKQLWTYEHDLSNVGLKTICCDVVNRGVALYGDKVYMATLDNHVVALDAKTGTVAWNEQLNAPDVGYAMTLAPLVVKGKVIVGVSGGEYGARGFVEALDANTGKQVWKLHTVPLPGEPGGDTWPKGAAETGGGAAWLTGSYDADTDTLFWGVGNPGPWLATLRPGDNLYTDSVIAVNPADGKIKWHYQYTPNDTWDYDGTNETVLTDITYKTKKYKAIVSASRNGWFYAIDRTNGKLIYAEKFATATSVSGFDANGKAITDPEMRPTVDKEVFTCPSFLGGKNWWPISVSPDTHMAYVPTLHTCMTMKGGAVSYKAGLPFLGETFLVKRDPAFPNHWGSVQAIDLNTGKQAWTFPSELPWNGGMLTTAGGLLFSGSADGYLYAFDAKTGKVLWKSPQMASGVLGVPSTWTVNGKQYVGVFAGWGGAVPIWGGEMAKDPKVRNLPLGGHLYVFSL; from the coding sequence ATGAAACACCACCGTCCATCCATCACCTGCAAGGCGCTGGTCGTGGCCACGCTGCTGGCCTGCACCGGCCTGGCTGCCGCGGCCGAAGCCGACTACGCGCCGGTCACCGATGCGCGCCTCAAGAGCGCGGCCACCGACAATGGCTGGCTGATGTACCGCCGCGACTACACCAGCCGTGGCTATGCGCCGTTCAAGTCCATCAGCACCAAGAACGTGGCCAACCTCAAGCCCGCCTGGGATTGGAAAAGCCCGCTGGACATGGGCCATGAAGCCCCGCCGATCGTCAACGGCGACTACCTGTTCGTGACCACGCCGAAGAACCACCTGATCGCCTTCCAGGCCAGCACCGGCAAGCAGCTGTGGACCTATGAGCACGACCTGTCCAACGTCGGCCTGAAGACCATCTGCTGCGACGTGGTCAACCGCGGCGTGGCCCTGTACGGCGACAAGGTCTACATGGCCACGCTGGACAACCATGTGGTGGCGCTGGACGCCAAGACCGGCACGGTCGCCTGGAACGAGCAGCTCAACGCACCCGACGTGGGCTATGCGATGACGCTGGCGCCGCTGGTGGTCAAGGGCAAGGTGATCGTCGGCGTGTCCGGTGGCGAGTACGGCGCGCGCGGCTTCGTCGAGGCGCTGGACGCCAACACCGGCAAGCAGGTGTGGAAGCTGCACACCGTGCCGCTACCGGGCGAACCGGGCGGCGACACCTGGCCCAAGGGCGCGGCCGAAACCGGCGGCGGCGCGGCGTGGCTGACCGGCTCCTACGACGCCGACACCGATACGCTGTTCTGGGGCGTGGGCAATCCCGGCCCATGGCTGGCCACGCTGCGCCCGGGCGACAACCTGTACACCGATTCGGTCATCGCGGTGAACCCGGCCGACGGCAAGATCAAGTGGCACTACCAGTACACGCCCAACGACACCTGGGATTACGACGGCACCAACGAGACGGTGCTGACCGACATCACCTACAAAACCAAGAAGTACAAGGCCATCGTCAGTGCCAGCCGCAACGGCTGGTTCTATGCGATCGATCGCACCAACGGCAAGCTGATCTACGCCGAGAAATTCGCCACGGCCACCTCGGTCAGCGGCTTCGACGCCAATGGCAAGGCCATCACCGATCCGGAAATGCGCCCGACCGTGGACAAGGAAGTGTTCACCTGCCCCAGCTTCCTGGGCGGCAAGAACTGGTGGCCGATCTCGGTCAGCCCCGACACGCACATGGCCTACGTGCCCACGCTGCACACCTGCATGACCATGAAGGGCGGCGCGGTCAGCTACAAGGCGGGCCTGCCGTTCCTGGGCGAGACCTTCCTGGTCAAGCGTGACCCGGCGTTCCCCAACCACTGGGGCTCGGTCCAGGCGATCGATCTGAACACCGGCAAGCAGGCGTGGACCTTCCCGTCCGAGCTGCCGTGGAACGGCGGCATGTTGACCACCGCCGGCGGCCTGCTGTTCTCCGGCAGCGCCGATGGCTACCTGTACGCCTTCGACGCCAAGACCGGCAAGGTCCTGTGGAAGAGCCCGCAGATGGCCTCCGGCGTGCTGGGCGTGCCCTCCACCTGGACCGTCAACGGCAAGCAATACGTCGGCGTGTTCGCCGGCTGGGGCGGCGCCGTGCCGATCTGGGGCGGTGAGATGGCCAAGGATCCCAAGGTCCGCAACCTTCCGCTGGGCGGCCACCTGTACGTGTTCTCGCTGTAA